The sequence CTGTTTAAGATGGCTGACAACCCTGGAAGCGAGTGTTGTTTTGCCGCAATCGTGCCAGCCGATAAAAGTGACGATGGGTGGCATGTGGGGAACCTCGAAAATGAGTGAATAATGACAAGCAATAACTGCTGAAATGTATCCTTGATAAATTACCGTATCCTGCTTAAGAATTCAAGGAGCCTTGAAACTCTTTTTCCGGGAGTGTTCCCTTGTAAAGGGAGAAACATGCTAACAAATCACATTGACATGCTGGGGAGGGGTTGGTAGTTATCAGATGGTCGCTAATCATACTGTTTGGCGTACAAAAGTGTGGGCATTGTTCATGGTTTTACTCATCCCTACTCTTTATGACTAAATTCATAAAATACCTTTTTCTTTCTGTTCTGCTCTTGGTGATTGTGCTTCAGGTTGCAGTTACTTTATTGAGCCCGGCGATTGACCAAGAACTTTCCAGGATGGCAATCAGCCCTCTTTCAGGGCGAAGGGGGGAGGTCTGGGGACATGCCGGGTATACTGCTGATGGATCTGCGGCTAATAGTGTAGCAGGCCTCAATGCAGCGGTCGAGCGGCAACTTCAGGGAGTGGAGCTTGATATCCATTACGACCATGAACTGAAGGGCTTCGTTGTTGCCCATGACCCGGACTATGATAAGAAAACTGTGCTGCCCCTCGATGAGGTTCTGGAGCGATTTGGTAGCCTGCCTGGGTTCTGGCTGGACTTCAAAAACCTGAGTAGACAACCGCCATGGCGGGTATCACTTATTGCCGAAAAACTTACCTCTCTGCTCGACAGATATGGTTGCAGTGACAAGACTCTTGTTGAGTCAAGGAATCCCGTTTATCTCTCTCTTTTGGCCCATCATGGGATACAGACAGCTTACCATCTGAGTATCAGTAAAATTCCGGCCATTTTCCGGATCGAGGAGTTTCTCTACAAGTTTGTTTTTATTTATGGCCGGTTGAGCAGCTTTTCGATTGGCCACAACCATAGTGGTGGTGAGCTGTTTAGGAGCTTTTCCCCAATCCCCTTTGTCGTCTCTACTATTAACGACCCCGATGAAATAACCAGATTGCAAAAACAGAAAACAGTTCTGGTGATTCTGTCAGACAGACCTAGGTAACCATCATTTTTGCTGCTCGACATTCCTGTCAGTTTTCGGTCTTTGCAACGTTCTCTGCTTTTCTGTTCTCCACTTCATTTTTCTTCAAGGTCGGGATATATCGATCCGAAAAGATATCATTCGTCTCGTTATAATAGATCCCTTCTATCCCAAGAAGTCCAAGAACCGTGTGGTCGAGAAGATCAACCCGATATGGCCGTGAAGCTATGGCTGGATCCACCTTTTCGAGGCTGGGACTCCAGAAAACCATTGGGATTTCCCATTGTTCCGGGGCCGTGTAGTTGTGACCGGAATAATTGTCATTGTGGCATACATCTTGACCATGGTCGGGAAGGTAGAGCCAGGCACTGTGCTTGGCGTCTTTTGAGTTTTTCAATATTTCGATAAGCCTGTGGCGAACCATGTCTCCATATACAATGGAGTTGTCGTAGAGGTTCCTGAAGGTCAGGGCCCACCTGGCCCGACCTTTTTCTTTAAGATCAAGGGTGACGGGGTCATTATAGGTGTCGGTGAAAAGGCTGTACGAATCGGGGTAACGGAAGTTATAGGCGGGATGGGAACCCAGCATGTGGACGATGATGAATTTTTTGTCATGGTTGGCGGCCAGTGCTTTTTCGAAGGGGGCAAGGAGAATTGCATCATAGGAGCCCTCTCCTCTGGATTTTCCCCGGTTGGTTCGGATGATCTCATCACCATGCTCTGAAAAAATCTTGATGATACCTTTATGGGCGTCGGTGGAGTGGTTAGAGATGTAAGTGACATGGTAACCCGCATGTTTTGCTATAAGGAGGATATCAGGATCGGTTTTCCAGCGCTCCGGTTCCTCTATCGTTGCTGGGGTCAGCATATGGAGAAAAGCGACCAGAGTTGCCGGAGCGGCAGCGTGAATATTCTCAAAAACCACGAGTTCGTCTTTCATCCCATCGAGTTGCGGCGTTGTTTTTCTGTCATAGCCGTAGAGTGACCAGTTGTGCCTCGTGTCACTCTCTCCGATAACCAGGACGACGGTTTTTTTCTCCTCATCGCCAGTGTATGTCATGAGATCAAGGTTTGAAATTTTCAGGTTGGCATCGAGTTCCTCGACCAGACGGGCAGTGACACGAAGGGCCTCCTGCCAGTTATTATAGTAGTAGGGAAAATATATAAAAGGATTGGAACGGTATAATGACGGGTTAAGGTGAATAACAGTTGTCAGGAGCAGAAACACCACCAGTTGCCATCTTTGCCGCCTCGGGCTGGGCGAAGAGAGCGGAGTATTGATTACGTACCGCAGATAGAGTGTGAACAGAGCAATGCAGAGAACAGTATGTTTGATCAGGTACCAGCGGTAGTGGAGAACAAATTCCGTACTTTCACTCTGGTCTGTTGAAAAGATGGCGGCCATAATAGCGTTTTCTTCCTGGGCCACTCCGAAAATATCCTTTAATCCGGCATGAAAGCTCATATTGACAAAGAGCACCAGCAGGGTAAAAAAAGTTATATACTTGAGTTTTTTGGACTCCGGAAAATAAGGTTTGAGGGCCAGGAGGCTGCCAATCAGGAGCACCCCGATCAATGCAATCTTACCAGCACGGGCATGATTGAGATAACCAATAAGATAATAGGTCAGAGGAAATATAGAAAATACAAAAGCTTTGATGAACGGTGTTTTGAACATAAGTGAGTGCTGGAGACTGGTGCCTTTTCTTCTAATGGTTATCGGTAAGTGAAGGGTAAATGTCTGGCCCCAATGAAAGGAAAACAAAATAGACTCAACAGGCTCCGGGGCAGAGCACACGGTGAAGGCACTATAGCCCAATATACTATTGTTTTACAAGAGGAAGACGATGATGGGAGATGATGTGCATTAATATATCAGCAGCTGTTTTGAGTGTGAGAAAAACAAATAGCAGCCACGTTGATTCTCCACTTATGGCTGCACCGAGGATGATAATCAGATGCATGGGGATGATCCTTGCATAAGGGAAAAACATAAGAGTACCGATATTAGGATTTCCGGCAGCATCTTGTTCCTTATTATAGCGATAGGAAAAGGCGTGATTGAAAAGAAAAATGCCAAGTCCAACGGCTCCATGGAGCATAAAGTACGGTGAGGTTTCCGGGATGCTGGTTATGAGGAAGATAGCGTAAAAAAGATGGAATGCACCGTAATGGAAAAGGAAAAACCAGGCGGTGGATTTTTGGGTTTTCGGGGCGGCTTCTGCCTGTCTTCCATTGATTTTGAAGCCCTTTGTGCTGAATGACTTCAGAGCAAGAATGCGCCTCCAGTTAAAAAATCCGATAATCATGTTCTGCCACCAGTAAATCCAGAGGAGTTCCCCCATGGACCAGCGTTGAACAAGAGCCAGAACTATAACAATCAGGTTTGAGAAGAAGAGCAGCCGGATAGAAGGGTCTGTACGAAGTCTGTAGCGTACTGTTGTTTCTGTTATTTTCAAGTGTAATCCTCTGCAGATTCCTCTAGGTTTTATTTGACAAAACAGGGAATTAGGCTTTCTGCAACTCCGTTTACTTACAATGAACTGGGAAGAGTCTCTGAGAGACCAGTAGCTTAAAGAATATCGTACTCCTTGAGTTTGTTCAACAGGGTTTGGCGGGCAACTCCTAAAATCTTGGCCGTTTTACTCCTGTTCCCCTCATTTTGGGCAAGAGTTGCACGTATCATTTCCCGCTCCATATCTCGAAGTGTAACAGGTGCTGCCGTCGGATCCTGATTTGTCGTTGCTCCCTCGGGTCGTATTTGTGGTGGTAATTCCCGAATGGTGATCCGTTCACCGGGACAGAGGATTACAGCCCGCTCCACTGTGTTTTCAAGTTCACGAATATTACCAGGCCATTGATGCGCCATGAAGATGCGCAGT comes from Desulfocapsa sulfexigens DSM 10523 and encodes:
- a CDS encoding DUF6498-containing protein, with product MKITETTVRYRLRTDPSIRLLFFSNLIVIVLALVQRWSMGELLWIYWWQNMIIGFFNWRRILALKSFSTKGFKINGRQAEAAPKTQKSTAWFFLFHYGAFHLFYAIFLITSIPETSPYFMLHGAVGLGIFLFNHAFSYRYNKEQDAAGNPNIGTLMFFPYARIIPMHLIIILGAAISGESTWLLFVFLTLKTAADILMHIISHHRLPLVKQ
- a CDS encoding glycerophosphodiester phosphodiesterase — translated: MLQVAVTLLSPAIDQELSRMAISPLSGRRGEVWGHAGYTADGSAANSVAGLNAAVERQLQGVELDIHYDHELKGFVVAHDPDYDKKTVLPLDEVLERFGSLPGFWLDFKNLSRQPPWRVSLIAEKLTSLLDRYGCSDKTLVESRNPVYLSLLAHHGIQTAYHLSISKIPAIFRIEEFLYKFVFIYGRLSSFSIGHNHSGGELFRSFSPIPFVVSTINDPDEITRLQKQKTVLVILSDRPR
- a CDS encoding phosphoethanolamine transferase, with amino-acid sequence MFKTPFIKAFVFSIFPLTYYLIGYLNHARAGKIALIGVLLIGSLLALKPYFPESKKLKYITFFTLLVLFVNMSFHAGLKDIFGVAQEENAIMAAIFSTDQSESTEFVLHYRWYLIKHTVLCIALFTLYLRYVINTPLSSPSPRRQRWQLVVFLLLTTVIHLNPSLYRSNPFIYFPYYYNNWQEALRVTARLVEELDANLKISNLDLMTYTGDEEKKTVVLVIGESDTRHNWSLYGYDRKTTPQLDGMKDELVVFENIHAAAPATLVAFLHMLTPATIEEPERWKTDPDILLIAKHAGYHVTYISNHSTDAHKGIIKIFSEHGDEIIRTNRGKSRGEGSYDAILLAPFEKALAANHDKKFIIVHMLGSHPAYNFRYPDSYSLFTDTYNDPVTLDLKEKGRARWALTFRNLYDNSIVYGDMVRHRLIEILKNSKDAKHSAWLYLPDHGQDVCHNDNYSGHNYTAPEQWEIPMVFWSPSLEKVDPAIASRPYRVDLLDHTVLGLLGIEGIYYNETNDIFSDRYIPTLKKNEVENRKAENVAKTEN